The following coding sequences lie in one Musa acuminata AAA Group cultivar baxijiao chromosome BXJ1-8, Cavendish_Baxijiao_AAA, whole genome shotgun sequence genomic window:
- the LOC103995026 gene encoding uncharacterized protein LOC103995026 has product MEVYVDNMIVKSQEARTHLTDLAETLATLRRFGMHLNPAKCAFGVTSGKFLGFIIHERGIDANPEKVQAIVNMQSPRTIKDLQRLNGRLVAMSRFLALSVDRCLPFFRVLKNPKNFQWMAECEEAFKQMKQHLASLPRLAFVSPGEKLGLYLAASQHAVSSVLIKENSGEQLPVYYVSHVLNGPEERYPPIEKLALALVLSAQKLCPYFQAHPVEVITNQPLRQVLSKFDVAGRLLKWAVELGEHDVRYVPRTAIKAQSMADFIAELTQTEDTDLEQPPEPWVLHVDGSANSKGAGAGLVLRSPDGRSFERSLRFGFQATNNEAEYEALLAGLRLALEMQVDALHVLTDSQLVAEQLNGGYEARDPVMAKYLAQVKNLTTKFSHFALSNVPRGENERADALAKLASKPAPGVRPEIDELPARAIEIVAAVSDGAPIMWVHELLRFKQDGTLPPDKAAARHLRRTHAWYFEVSGRLYKRSFTYPLLRCLEPDEAQTVLAEVHGGVCGEHIDGRTLAHKILRQGYYWPTMCRDAKAYVQRCSSCQEHARTPRQPTIPLTPIDCAWPFTQWGLDLLGPFPLASGQRKYIVVGVDYFTKWVEAEPLATITERQMEKFVWRNLVTRFGLPKTIITDNGPQFAGRRFRAFCASHGIQLRFSLVAHPQTNGLTEVTNRSILDGLKRRVSAARLAWTDELPSVLWSLRTTAKTVTGESPYSLAFRTDVVLPPEVAIATLRTRNYDEKITNEGLRAGLDLLEERRADAHLKALSYKRAVARVYNRKVRPRPIKLDDLVLRKTEVSDSTRARGKMAPKWEGPYRVDKIV; this is encoded by the coding sequence atggaagtttacgtcgacaacatgatcgtgaaaagccaagAGGCAAGAACTCATCTTACCGACCTGGCCGAGACATTAGCCACGCTACGCAGGTTCGGCATGCATCTCAACCCCGCGaagtgcgctttcggcgtcacctcgggaaaattcctcgggttcatcatacacgaaagagggATCGATGCCAACCCAGAGAAGGTCCAGGCAATTGTCAACATGCAGTCGcctcggacgatcaaagacctgcagCGCCTTAACGGGAGACTCGTCGCCATGTCACGCTTCCTTGCCCTTTCGgtcgatcgctgcctccccttcttcagggtgCTGAAGAACCCGAAGAATTTTCAATGGATGGcggagtgcgaggaagccttcaAGCAAATGAAGCAACACTTGGCCAGCCTCCCCCGACTTGCCTTTGTCTCTCCTGGGGAAAAGCTCGGCCTCTACTTGGCTGCCTCCCAGCACGCAGTCAGTTCTGTTCTGATCAAAGAAAACTCCGGCGAGCAGCTAccggtctactacgtcagccatgtCCTAAATGGGCCGGAGGAACGATACCCACCGATTGAGAAACTGGCACTGGCGCTTGTGCTATCAGCCCAGAAGCtatgcccctacttccaggctcacccAGTGGAGGTCATCACCAACCAACCACTTCGACAGGTCttgtctaaatttgatgttgcaggacgtcttctcaaatgggcggtggagctcggcgagcatgacgTACGATACGTGCCCAGAACTGCTATCAAAGCCCAATCcatggccgacttcatcgcagaaTTAACCCAGACCGAGGACACGGATCTGGAGCAACCTCCTGAACCATGGGTCCTGCACGTGGATGGGTCGGCCAACTCAAAGGGCGCCGGTGCAGGGCTAGTGCTGCGGTCTCCCGACGGACGATCATTCGAGCGCTCCCTTCGCTTCGGGTTtcaagccaccaacaacgaggcggaatacgaggcgctcctagccggactcaggttggccctcgaaATGCAAGTGGATGCcttacacgtcctcaccgactcgcagctggtaGCCGAACAACTCAACGGCggatacgaggctcgggacccGGTCATGGCCAAGTACCTGGCGCAGGTAAAGAACCTGACCACTAAGTTCTCTCACTTTGCATTATCCAATGTTCCGAGGGGAGAAAACGAGCGAGCAGACGCGCTAGCTAAACTAGCGTCGAAGCCAGCCCCCGGAGTCCGGCCCGAGATCGACGAGCTCCCTGCCCGTGCCATCGAAATCGTAGCTGCGGTCTCCGACGGCGCTCCAATCATGTGGGTGCATGAGTTACTACGCTTCAAGCAGGACGGGACCCTTCCTCCCGACAAGGCTGCGGCTCGACACCTGCGTCGCACGCATGCATGGTACTTCGAGGTGAGTGGACGGCTCTATAAGCGGTCCTTCACATACCCCCTCCTACGgtgcttggagcccgacgaagctcAGACGGTTCTGGCTGAAGTCCACGGGGGGGTCTGCGGGGAACACATCGACGGGCGAACCCTAgcacacaaaatacttcgccaaggttactattggccgaccatgtgccgtgACGCGAAGGCTTATGTGCAGCGGTGCAGTTCGTGCCAAGAACATGCCCGCACGCCCCGGCAGCCCACGATCCCGCTCACCCCCATCGATTGCGCATGGCCATTTACGCAGTGGGGTCTGGACCTGCTCGGGCCTTTCCCACTAGCCTCGGGACAGCGAAAGTACATCGTCGTGGgagtggattatttcacaaagtgggtcgaggccgaaccactgGCCACGATCACGGAGCGGcaaatggagaagttcgtgtggaggaacctggtgacccggtttggcttgcccaaaaccatcattacGGACAACGGGCCTCAGTTCGCCGGTAGAAGGTTCCGGGCGTTCTGCGCAAGCCATGGAATCCAACTGAGGTTTAGCTTGGTGGCTCACCCTCAGACGAATGGGCTAACGGAAGTAACCAATCGATCCATTctagacgggctcaaaagaagagtgtccgcagcccgattagcctggacggacgaactcccgaGCGTCTTATGGTCGTTACGCACCACCGCCAAGACCGTGACTGGAGAGTCCCCCTACAGCCTCGCGTTTAGAACCGATGTCGTCCTACCACCCGAGGTAGCCATCGCCACCCTTCGGACGAGAAACTACGACGAGAAAATCAcgaacgaaggacttcgagccgGCCTCGACTTGCTCGAGGAGCGGCGTGCCGACGCgcacctgaaggccctctcttaCAAAAGAGCTGTCGCTCGGGTTTACAACCGGAAGGTACGGCCCCGACCGATTAAGTTAGACGACCTAGTCCTACGTAAGACCGAGGTCAGCGACTCGACCCGCGCGAGGGGGAAGATGGCCCCCAAatgggagggaccttatcgggtcgacAAAATAGTCTGA